One window of Candidatus Nitrospira nitrificans genomic DNA carries:
- a CDS encoding sensor histidine kinase, which produces MKSLRSLISWSAFVLMAGLLLFSALVYATSEILLHRFVDGRLLVLAETLAEFVEWHPEFFEPGGKDSAPTNELTHSATEQQVLPDVTHALRIFSTDGSLLWRSAHATAQESLPPRVLEQVRLKNIWFETLDAPDGTPARHLFLFFTGKDHARYILQAETSLLHYQETLNGLVFLLALGSGATLILAWVGSLWLAKKVMAPIDALCTGAETLSESDLGKRLTMDSPYREFRRLTQAVNSVLDQFQRGSEVQRNFCEIAAHEMKTPLTILQGNLEVALMKARTPEEYHEVLLNNLQQVDRLIALTRPLLTLAKFTSSKPPVNLVPLAVEPLIQELVDELMLLADDRQITLRFESQPVPFVLGDAQWLKQAMINLLDNALRYTPSGGAVTIRLQTVGQEVAVAVEDTGHGIEPENIPHLFERFYRTDWARAKDSAGTGLGLPIVKEIMEAHGGSISVVSEVNKGSIFTLRLPALPQQTVSA; this is translated from the coding sequence ATGAAATCCCTGCGTAGTTTGATCAGTTGGTCCGCCTTCGTCTTGATGGCGGGGCTTCTCCTCTTTTCCGCTCTCGTGTATGCCACGAGTGAGATCTTGCTCCATCGTTTTGTGGATGGACGGCTGCTCGTATTGGCGGAAACCCTAGCCGAGTTTGTGGAGTGGCATCCCGAATTCTTTGAACCCGGCGGCAAGGACTCCGCTCCGACCAACGAATTGACTCACAGCGCCACGGAACAACAGGTACTGCCCGATGTGACTCACGCCCTTCGTATCTTTTCAACGGACGGCTCGCTCTTGTGGAGAAGCGCGCACGCGACCGCGCAAGAGTCGCTTCCCCCTCGCGTGTTGGAGCAGGTCCGACTCAAGAACATCTGGTTCGAGACCCTCGACGCGCCCGATGGGACGCCTGCGCGGCACCTGTTCCTCTTCTTTACCGGTAAGGACCATGCGCGGTACATCTTGCAGGCGGAAACCTCGCTGCTCCATTATCAGGAAACTCTGAATGGCCTTGTGTTTCTGCTCGCCCTTGGATCCGGGGCCACTCTGATCCTGGCCTGGGTCGGCAGCCTCTGGCTGGCAAAGAAAGTGATGGCTCCCATTGACGCGTTGTGTACGGGAGCGGAAACCCTGTCGGAATCCGACCTTGGAAAACGCTTGACGATGGATTCACCCTATCGAGAGTTTCGGCGACTCACCCAGGCGGTCAATTCCGTGTTGGATCAGTTCCAGCGAGGCAGTGAGGTCCAACGGAACTTTTGTGAAATCGCCGCCCACGAAATGAAGACGCCCCTGACCATCCTGCAGGGAAACCTGGAAGTGGCGCTCATGAAAGCGAGGACTCCGGAAGAATATCATGAAGTGTTACTCAACAATCTTCAGCAAGTGGATCGGCTCATCGCCTTGACCCGTCCACTCTTGACGCTCGCGAAATTCACCAGCAGTAAACCGCCGGTCAATCTCGTGCCGCTCGCCGTGGAACCTCTCATTCAAGAGCTTGTGGATGAGTTGATGCTCTTGGCGGATGATCGTCAGATCACTTTACGGTTTGAATCTCAACCGGTTCCCTTCGTGCTCGGCGATGCCCAGTGGCTCAAACAGGCCATGATCAATCTGCTCGACAATGCGCTGCGTTACACTCCATCCGGTGGAGCCGTCACCATCCGACTGCAGACCGTCGGCCAAGAGGTGGCGGTGGCGGTCGAGGACACGGGCCACGGAATCGAGCCGGAGAATATTCCCCATCTGTTCGAGCGATTCTACCGCACCGATTGGGCCAGGGCGAAAGATTCGGCCGGTACCGGGCTGGGACTTCCTATCGTGAAGGAAATCATGGAGGCTCACGGCGGCAGCATTTCCGTCGTAAGCGAAGTCAACAAAGGCTCCATCTTCACTTTGCGCTTGCCGGCTCTCCCTCAGCAGACGGTTTCTGCCTAG